The following coding sequences lie in one Arabidopsis thaliana chromosome 3, partial sequence genomic window:
- a CDS encoding ATP-dependent helicase/nuclease subunit (unknown protein; Has 15 Blast hits to 15 proteins in 9 species: Archae - 0; Bacteria - 0; Metazoa - 0; Fungi - 0; Plants - 15; Viruses - 0; Other Eukaryotes - 0 (source: NCBI BLink).), protein MALSSMTWGYARIIAGTLLGGALGFYVMHRIEVSYKMRMEEALNQYEKDMQKRQEEENLIQINEESV, encoded by the exons ATGGCGTTGAGCTCAATGACATGGGGTTACGCACGGATCATAGCTGGAACACTTCTCGGCGGGGCCCTCGGATTCTACGTAATGCATCGCATCGAAGTTAGCTACAAg ATGAGGATGGAGGAAGCGTTGAATCAATACGAGAAGGATATGCAGaagagacaagaagaagaaaatcttatTCAGATCAATGAAGAATCTGTTTAG
- a CDS encoding DNAse I-like superfamily protein (DNAse I-like superfamily protein; CONTAINS InterPro DOMAIN/s: Endonuclease/exonuclease/phosphatase (InterPro:IPR005135); BEST Arabidopsis thaliana protein match is: DNAse I-like superfamily protein (TAIR:AT1G73875.1); Has 1180 Blast hits to 1142 proteins in 213 species: Archae - 0; Bacteria - 8; Metazoa - 512; Fungi - 213; Plants - 283; Viruses - 0; Other Eukaryotes - 164 (source: NCBI BLink).) yields the protein MRCVNRVDCSWSRPSEAYRILPSGGHLSSGFHQCPLSSLSFRSSFVCCSSSTSGPSDSNPESSSNRSYSRRWQNPLPRRQHPDQIPSSQIARDWIDSDTTPVSQALERFTVVSYNILGDGNSSYHRELYSNVSVPYLKWGYRKRLICEELIRLNPDIISMQRRTGDNVDGCAMFWKADRFGVLERENIEFSQFGMRDNVAQLAVLELRKSNKSRKILLGNIHVLYNPNQGDVKLGQVRSLCSKAHLLSKKWGDIPIVLCGDFNSTPKSPLYNFLASSELNVMEHDKKELSGQKNCRPTKVLETGSKSSNTITFSFCSSWTKEEIRVATGQENSYWAAHPLKLNSSYASVKGSANTRDSVGEPLATSYHSKFLGTVDYLWYSDGLLPARVLDTLPIDVLCKTKGLPCQELGSDHLALVSEFVFEPDG from the exons ATGCGTTGTGTGAATCGCGTTGATTGTTCTTGGTCACGGCCAAGCGAAGCTTACCGTATCTTACCCTCCGGTGGTCACCTTTCATCTGGATTCCATCAATGTCCTTTATCGTCTCTATCTTTCCGTTCCTCTTTCGTGTGTTGCTCCTCCTCCACATCTGGACCGTCCGATTCAAATCCCGAATCATCTTCAAATCGCTCTTACAGCCGTAGATGGCAGAATCCTCTTCCCCGGCGTCAACATCCCGATCAAATACCGTCTTCTCAGATTGCTCGTGATTGGATCGATTCAGATACAACTCCAGTTTCTCAAG CTTTAGAGAGATTCACTGTAGTGTCGTACAACATATTGGGAGATGGAAATTCATCATATCACAGAGAGTTGTACTCCAATGTGTCTGTTCCTTACCTCAAGTGGGGCTACCGCAAAAGGTTGATATGCGAAGAACTCATTCGTCTCAATCCAGACATAATCTCTATGCAG CGGCGAACTGGAGATAACGTCGATGGTTGCGCAATGTTTTGGAAGGCTGACAG GTTTGGAGTTTTGGAGAGGGAAAACATTGAGTTTAGCCAGTTTGGTATGCGGGATAATGTTGCACAGCTTGCTGTTCTTGAG CTCCGGAAGTCTAATAAGTCAAGAAAGATACTGCTGGGTAACATTCACGTGCTTTATAATCCAAATCAAGGAGATGTGAAGCTGGGTCAG GTCCGTTCACTCTGCTCAAAGGCTCACTTGCTCTCTAAGAAATGGGGTGACATTCCCATTGTTCTATGCGGAGATTTCAATAGCACTCCCAAG AGTCCATTGTACAACTTCTTGGCGTCCTCTGAG CTGAATGTCATGGAACATGACAAAAAAGAGCTGTCCGGCCAGAAAAATTGTCGTCCTACCAAAGTTCTTGAAACTGGTAGCAAATCCAGTAATACAATAACTTTCAG TTTTTGTAGCTCTTGGACAAAAGAAGAGATCCGTGTCGCAACCGGGCAAGAGAACTCGTACTGGGCTGCGCATCCTCTGAAACTCAATAGCTCATACGCCTCAGTTAAG GGCTCAGCAAATACCAGGGACTCTGTTGGTGAACCTCTAGCAACCTCATATCACTCGAAATTTCTCGGAACGGTTGATTATCTCTG GTACTCTGATGGTCTTTTACCTGCAAGAGTTCTTGACACACTTCCTATTGATGTTCTATGCAAAACCAAAGGCCTTCCTTGTCAA GAATTGGGAAGCGATCACTTGGCTCTTGTTTCTGAATTTGTCTTTGAACCGGACGGTTAA
- the ASPG1 gene encoding Eukaryotic aspartyl protease family protein (Eukaryotic aspartyl protease family protein; FUNCTIONS IN: aspartic-type endopeptidase activity; INVOLVED IN: proteolysis; EXPRESSED IN: 22 plant structures; EXPRESSED DURING: 14 growth stages; CONTAINS InterPro DOMAIN/s: Peptidase aspartic (InterPro:IPR021109), Peptidase aspartic, catalytic (InterPro:IPR009007), Peptidase A1 (InterPro:IPR001461), Peptidase aspartic, active site (InterPro:IPR001969); BEST Arabidopsis thaliana protein match is: Eukaryotic aspartyl protease family protein (TAIR:AT1G25510.1); Has 4095 Blast hits to 4076 proteins in 356 species: Archae - 0; Bacteria - 4; Metazoa - 1079; Fungi - 788; Plants - 1999; Viruses - 0; Other Eukaryotes - 225 (source: NCBI BLink).): MAFPRFLSLLAVVTLSLFLTTTDASSRSLSTPPKTNVLDVVSSLQQTQTILSLDPTRSSLTTTKPESLSDPVFFNSSSPLSLELHSRDTFVASQHKDYKSLTLSRLERDSSRVAGIVAKIRFAVEGVDRSDLKPVYNEDTRYQTEDLTTPVVSGASQGSGEYFSRIGVGTPAKEMYLVLDTGSDVNWIQCEPCADCYQQSDPVFNPTSSSTYKSLTCSAPQCSLLETSACRSNKCLYQVSYGDGSFTVGELATDTVTFGNSGKINNVALGCGHDNEGLFTGAAGLLGLGGGVLSITNQMKATSFSYCLVDRDSGKSSSLDFNSVQLGGGDATAPLLRNKKIDTFYYVGLSGFSVGGEKVVLPDAIFDVDASGSGGVILDCGTAVTRLQTQAYNSLRDAFLKLTVNLKKGSSSISLFDTCYDFSSLSTVKVPTVAFHFTGGKSLDLPAKNYLIPVDDSGTFCFAFAPTSSSLSIIGNVQQQGTRITYDLSKNVIGLSGNKC; the protein is encoded by the coding sequence ATGGCTTTCCCGcgatttctttctctcctcgCCGTcgtcactctctctcttttcctcaCCACCACTGATGCTTCCTCTCGCTCTCTATCCACTCCACCTAAAACGAACGTACTCGACGTCGTTTCATCTCTCCAGCAAACACAAACTATCCTCTCACTCGACCCGACTCGTTCCTCACTCACCACCACCAAACCCGAATCCCTATCCGACCCGGTTTTCTTCAATTCATCTTCACCACTATCTCTAGAGCTTCACTCTCGAGACACTTTCGTCGCGTCACAGCACAAAGACTACAAAAGCTTAACACTCAGTCGACTCGAGCGCGACTCATCCCGAGTCGCCGGAATCGTCGCGAAGATCCGTTTCGCCGTCGAAGGAGTCGATAGATCCGATCTCAAACCCGTTTACAACGAAGATACACGATACCAAACCGAGGATCTAACGACACCTGTCGTCTCCGGAGCCTCTCAAGGAAGCGGCGAGTATTTCTCAAGAATCGGTGTCGGAACTCCGGCGAAAGAGATGTACTTGGTTCTCGACACCGGAAGCGACGTAAATTGGATCCAGTGTGAACCTTGCGCCGACTGTTACCAACAGTCCGACCCGGTTTTTAACCCGACTTCGTCTTCCACATACAAATCTCTCACTTGCTCTGCTCCACAGTGCTCTCTTCTCGAAACCTCCGCTTGTCGGTCAAACAAATGTCTCTACCAAGTTAGTTACGGAGACGGATCTTTCACCGTCGGTGAACTCGCTACCGATACGGTGACGTTTGGTAACTCTGGTAAAATAAACAACGTCGCTTTGGGTTGTGGTCACGACAACGAAGGTCTCTTTACCGGAGCAGCCGGTTTACTCGGTTTAGGCGGTGGTGTTTTATCGATAACCAATCAAATGAAAGCGACGTCGTTTTCTTACTGCCTCGTTGACCGTGACTCGGGAAAGTCCTCAAGTCTTGATTTCAACTCGGTCCAACTCGGTGGCGGAGACGCGACGGCGCCGCTTCTACGTAACAAAAAGATCGACACTTTCTACTACGTCGGACTCAGTGGATTCAGCGTCGGTGGTGAAAAAGTCGTGCTGCCTGATGCGATCTTCGATGTCGATGCTTCGGGAAGCGGAGGAGTGATCTTGGATTGTGGAACCGCCGTGACTCGTCTTCAGACGCAGGCTTATAACTCGCTGCGTGACGCGTTTCTTAAACTCACCGTGAATCTCAAAAAAGGATCTTCGAGCATCTCTCTGTTCGACACGTGTTACGATTTCTCGTCTCTCTCCACTGTGAAAGTACCGACGGTTGCGTTTCATTTCACGGGAGGGAAGTCGCTTGATTTGCCGGCGAAGAATTATCTGATCCCTGTGGATGATAGTGGAACGTTTTGCTTCGCTTTTGCTCCGACGTCGTCGTCGTTGTCGATCATCGGGAATGTGCAGCAGCAAGGGACACGTATCACTTACGATCTATCCAAAAATGTTATCGGATTGTCAGGGAATAAATGCTAA
- a CDS encoding DNAse I-like superfamily protein: protein MRCVNRVDCSWSRPSEAYRILPSGGHLSSGFHQCPLSSLSFRSSFVCCSSSTSGPSDSNPESSSNRSYSRRWQNPLPRRQHPDQIPSSQIARDWIDSDTTPVSQALERFTVVSYNILGDGNSSYHRELYSNVSVPYLKWGYRKRLICEELIRLNPDIISMQEVDKYFDLFSMMEKAGYAGSYKRRTGDNVDGCAMFWKADRFGVLERENIEFSQFGMRDNVAQLAVLELRKSNKSRKILLGNIHVLYNPNQGDVKLGQVRSLCSKAHLLSKKWGDIPIVLCGDFNSTPKSPLYNFLASSELNVMEHDKKELSGQKNCRPTKVLETGSKSSNTITFSSWTKEEIRVATGQENSYWAAHPLKLNSSYASVKGSANTRDSVGEPLATSYHSKFLGTVDYLWYSDGLLPARVLDTLPIDVLCKTKGLPCQELGSDHLALVSEFVFEPDG from the exons ATGCGTTGTGTGAATCGCGTTGATTGTTCTTGGTCACGGCCAAGCGAAGCTTACCGTATCTTACCCTCCGGTGGTCACCTTTCATCTGGATTCCATCAATGTCCTTTATCGTCTCTATCTTTCCGTTCCTCTTTCGTGTGTTGCTCCTCCTCCACATCTGGACCGTCCGATTCAAATCCCGAATCATCTTCAAATCGCTCTTACAGCCGTAGATGGCAGAATCCTCTTCCCCGGCGTCAACATCCCGATCAAATACCGTCTTCTCAGATTGCTCGTGATTGGATCGATTCAGATACAACTCCAGTTTCTCAAG CTTTAGAGAGATTCACTGTAGTGTCGTACAACATATTGGGAGATGGAAATTCATCATATCACAGAGAGTTGTACTCCAATGTGTCTGTTCCTTACCTCAAGTGGGGCTACCGCAAAAGGTTGATATGCGAAGAACTCATTCGTCTCAATCCAGACATAATCTCTATGCAG GAAgtagataaatattttgatctaTTCAGTATGATGGAGAAAGCTGGATATGCTGGCTCCTATAAG CGGCGAACTGGAGATAACGTCGATGGTTGCGCAATGTTTTGGAAGGCTGACAG GTTTGGAGTTTTGGAGAGGGAAAACATTGAGTTTAGCCAGTTTGGTATGCGGGATAATGTTGCACAGCTTGCTGTTCTTGAG CTCCGGAAGTCTAATAAGTCAAGAAAGATACTGCTGGGTAACATTCACGTGCTTTATAATCCAAATCAAGGAGATGTGAAGCTGGGTCAG GTCCGTTCACTCTGCTCAAAGGCTCACTTGCTCTCTAAGAAATGGGGTGACATTCCCATTGTTCTATGCGGAGATTTCAATAGCACTCCCAAG AGTCCATTGTACAACTTCTTGGCGTCCTCTGAG CTGAATGTCATGGAACATGACAAAAAAGAGCTGTCCGGCCAGAAAAATTGTCGTCCTACCAAAGTTCTTGAAACTGGTAGCAAATCCAGTAATACAATAACTTTCAG CTCTTGGACAAAAGAAGAGATCCGTGTCGCAACCGGGCAAGAGAACTCGTACTGGGCTGCGCATCCTCTGAAACTCAATAGCTCATACGCCTCAGTTAAG GGCTCAGCAAATACCAGGGACTCTGTTGGTGAACCTCTAGCAACCTCATATCACTCGAAATTTCTCGGAACGGTTGATTATCTCTG GTACTCTGATGGTCTTTTACCTGCAAGAGTTCTTGACACACTTCCTATTGATGTTCTATGCAAAACCAAAGGCCTTCCTTGTCAA GAATTGGGAAGCGATCACTTGGCTCTTGTTTCTGAATTTGTCTTTGAACCGGACGGTTAA
- a CDS encoding DNAse I-like superfamily protein (DNAse I-like superfamily protein; FUNCTIONS IN: molecular_function unknown; INVOLVED IN: biological_process unknown; EXPRESSED IN: 24 plant structures; EXPRESSED DURING: 14 growth stages; CONTAINS InterPro DOMAIN/s: Endonuclease/exonuclease/phosphatase (InterPro:IPR005135); BEST Arabidopsis thaliana protein match is: DNAse I-like superfamily protein (TAIR:AT1G73875.1).) has translation MRCVNRVDCSWSRPSEAYRILPSGGHLSSGFHQCPLSSLSFRSSFVCCSSSTSGPSDSNPESSSNRSYSRRWQNPLPRRQHPDQIPSSQIARDWIDSDTTPVSQALERFTVVSYNILGDGNSSYHRELYSNVSVPYLKWGYRKRLICEELIRLNPDIISMQEVDKYFDLFSMMEKAGYAGSYKRRTGDNVDGCAMFWKADRFGVLERENIEFSQFGMRDNVAQLAVLELRKSNKSRKILLGNIHVLYNPNQGDVKLGQVRSLCSKAHLLSKKWGDIPIVLCGDFNSTPKSPLYNFLASSELNVMEHDKKELSGQKNCRPTKVLETGSKSSNTITFRSFCSSWTKEEIRVATGQENSYWAAHPLKLNSSYASVKGSANTRDSVGEPLATSYHSKFLGTVDYLWYSDGLLPARVLDTLPIDVLCKTKGLPCQELGSDHLALVSEFVFEPDG, from the exons ATGCGTTGTGTGAATCGCGTTGATTGTTCTTGGTCACGGCCAAGCGAAGCTTACCGTATCTTACCCTCCGGTGGTCACCTTTCATCTGGATTCCATCAATGTCCTTTATCGTCTCTATCTTTCCGTTCCTCTTTCGTGTGTTGCTCCTCCTCCACATCTGGACCGTCCGATTCAAATCCCGAATCATCTTCAAATCGCTCTTACAGCCGTAGATGGCAGAATCCTCTTCCCCGGCGTCAACATCCCGATCAAATACCGTCTTCTCAGATTGCTCGTGATTGGATCGATTCAGATACAACTCCAGTTTCTCAAG CTTTAGAGAGATTCACTGTAGTGTCGTACAACATATTGGGAGATGGAAATTCATCATATCACAGAGAGTTGTACTCCAATGTGTCTGTTCCTTACCTCAAGTGGGGCTACCGCAAAAGGTTGATATGCGAAGAACTCATTCGTCTCAATCCAGACATAATCTCTATGCAG GAAgtagataaatattttgatctaTTCAGTATGATGGAGAAAGCTGGATATGCTGGCTCCTATAAG CGGCGAACTGGAGATAACGTCGATGGTTGCGCAATGTTTTGGAAGGCTGACAG GTTTGGAGTTTTGGAGAGGGAAAACATTGAGTTTAGCCAGTTTGGTATGCGGGATAATGTTGCACAGCTTGCTGTTCTTGAG CTCCGGAAGTCTAATAAGTCAAGAAAGATACTGCTGGGTAACATTCACGTGCTTTATAATCCAAATCAAGGAGATGTGAAGCTGGGTCAG GTCCGTTCACTCTGCTCAAAGGCTCACTTGCTCTCTAAGAAATGGGGTGACATTCCCATTGTTCTATGCGGAGATTTCAATAGCACTCCCAAG AGTCCATTGTACAACTTCTTGGCGTCCTCTGAG CTGAATGTCATGGAACATGACAAAAAAGAGCTGTCCGGCCAGAAAAATTGTCGTCCTACCAAAGTTCTTGAAACTGGTAGCAAATCCAGTAATACAATAACTTTCAG AAGTTTTTGTAGCTCTTGGACAAAAGAAGAGATCCGTGTCGCAACCGGGCAAGAGAACTCGTACTGGGCTGCGCATCCTCTGAAACTCAATAGCTCATACGCCTCAGTTAAG GGCTCAGCAAATACCAGGGACTCTGTTGGTGAACCTCTAGCAACCTCATATCACTCGAAATTTCTCGGAACGGTTGATTATCTCTG GTACTCTGATGGTCTTTTACCTGCAAGAGTTCTTGACACACTTCCTATTGATGTTCTATGCAAAACCAAAGGCCTTCCTTGTCAA GAATTGGGAAGCGATCACTTGGCTCTTGTTTCTGAATTTGTCTTTGAACCGGACGGTTAA
- a CDS encoding DNAse I-like superfamily protein (DNAse I-like superfamily protein; FUNCTIONS IN: molecular_function unknown; INVOLVED IN: biological_process unknown; EXPRESSED IN: 24 plant structures; EXPRESSED DURING: 14 growth stages; CONTAINS InterPro DOMAIN/s: Endonuclease/exonuclease/phosphatase (InterPro:IPR005135); BEST Arabidopsis thaliana protein match is: DNAse I-like superfamily protein (TAIR:AT1G73875.1); Has 1375 Blast hits to 1335 proteins in 238 species: Archae - 0; Bacteria - 71; Metazoa - 526; Fungi - 233; Plants - 309; Viruses - 0; Other Eukaryotes - 236 (source: NCBI BLink).): MRCVNRVDCSWSRPSEAYRILPSGGHLSSGFHQCPLSSLSFRSSFVCCSSSTSGPSDSNPESSSNRSYSRRWQNPLPRRQHPDQIPSSQIARDWIDSDTTPVSQALERFTVVSYNILGDGNSSYHRELYSNVSVPYLKWGYRKRLICEELIRLNPDIISMQEVDKYFDLFSMMEKAGYAGSYKRRTGDNVDGCAMFWKADRFGVLERENIEFSQFGMRDNVAQLAVLELRKSNKSRKILLGNIHVLYNPNQGDVKLGQVRSLCSKAHLLSKKWGDIPIVLCGDFNSTPKSPLYNFLASSELNVMEHDKKELSGQKNCRPTKVLETGSKSSNTITFSFCSSWTKEEIRVATGQENSYWAAHPLKLNSSYASVKGSANTRDSVGEPLATSYHSKFLGTVDYLWYSDGLLPARVLDTLPIDVLCKTKGLPCQELGSDHLALVSEFVFEPDG, translated from the exons ATGCGTTGTGTGAATCGCGTTGATTGTTCTTGGTCACGGCCAAGCGAAGCTTACCGTATCTTACCCTCCGGTGGTCACCTTTCATCTGGATTCCATCAATGTCCTTTATCGTCTCTATCTTTCCGTTCCTCTTTCGTGTGTTGCTCCTCCTCCACATCTGGACCGTCCGATTCAAATCCCGAATCATCTTCAAATCGCTCTTACAGCCGTAGATGGCAGAATCCTCTTCCCCGGCGTCAACATCCCGATCAAATACCGTCTTCTCAGATTGCTCGTGATTGGATCGATTCAGATACAACTCCAGTTTCTCAAG CTTTAGAGAGATTCACTGTAGTGTCGTACAACATATTGGGAGATGGAAATTCATCATATCACAGAGAGTTGTACTCCAATGTGTCTGTTCCTTACCTCAAGTGGGGCTACCGCAAAAGGTTGATATGCGAAGAACTCATTCGTCTCAATCCAGACATAATCTCTATGCAG GAAgtagataaatattttgatctaTTCAGTATGATGGAGAAAGCTGGATATGCTGGCTCCTATAAG CGGCGAACTGGAGATAACGTCGATGGTTGCGCAATGTTTTGGAAGGCTGACAG GTTTGGAGTTTTGGAGAGGGAAAACATTGAGTTTAGCCAGTTTGGTATGCGGGATAATGTTGCACAGCTTGCTGTTCTTGAG CTCCGGAAGTCTAATAAGTCAAGAAAGATACTGCTGGGTAACATTCACGTGCTTTATAATCCAAATCAAGGAGATGTGAAGCTGGGTCAG GTCCGTTCACTCTGCTCAAAGGCTCACTTGCTCTCTAAGAAATGGGGTGACATTCCCATTGTTCTATGCGGAGATTTCAATAGCACTCCCAAG AGTCCATTGTACAACTTCTTGGCGTCCTCTGAG CTGAATGTCATGGAACATGACAAAAAAGAGCTGTCCGGCCAGAAAAATTGTCGTCCTACCAAAGTTCTTGAAACTGGTAGCAAATCCAGTAATACAATAACTTTCAG TTTTTGTAGCTCTTGGACAAAAGAAGAGATCCGTGTCGCAACCGGGCAAGAGAACTCGTACTGGGCTGCGCATCCTCTGAAACTCAATAGCTCATACGCCTCAGTTAAG GGCTCAGCAAATACCAGGGACTCTGTTGGTGAACCTCTAGCAACCTCATATCACTCGAAATTTCTCGGAACGGTTGATTATCTCTG GTACTCTGATGGTCTTTTACCTGCAAGAGTTCTTGACACACTTCCTATTGATGTTCTATGCAAAACCAAAGGCCTTCCTTGTCAA GAATTGGGAAGCGATCACTTGGCTCTTGTTTCTGAATTTGTCTTTGAACCGGACGGTTAA